From Cellulophaga lytica DSM 7489, a single genomic window includes:
- a CDS encoding protein-disulfide reductase DsbD domain-containing protein — translation MRIKHFMVFIAFVAINCTIVAQTTGNEFDAPTPVDPVKVNASIVSTEDPTVKTLIFNATILEGYHIYAYVSPKDPYIQSKIELKLPEGVTSIGELQTPTIKAYPGKGELYVYTGKIQFKQSIKIEANYYNNNVIKCGLFYQTCNANICLPPTQKDVLLTIKN, via the coding sequence ATGCGTATAAAACATTTTATGGTATTTATAGCTTTTGTTGCTATTAACTGCACAATTGTTGCACAAACCACAGGTAATGAGTTTGATGCGCCTACACCTGTAGATCCTGTGAAAGTTAATGCAAGTATTGTTTCTACAGAAGATCCTACGGTTAAAACTTTAATTTTTAATGCAACAATTTTAGAGGGCTACCATATTTATGCCTATGTATCTCCAAAAGATCCATACATACAATCTAAAATAGAATTAAAACTTCCTGAGGGTGTTACTAGTATAGGTGAACTTCAAACCCCAACTATTAAGGCTTATCCAGGAAAAGGAGAGTTATATGTGTATACTGGTAAAATACAGTTTAAGCAATCAATAAAAATAGAGGCTAATTACTACAACAATAATGTTATAAAGTGTGGTTTGTTTTACCAAACCTGTAATGCCAATATTTGTTTACCACCTACACAAAAAGACGTTTTATTAACTATAAAAAATTAA
- a CDS encoding RagB/SusD family nutrient uptake outer membrane protein, with translation MKKTYKYIAILLLITAFSSCDDFLEENPSKNDSVTPESLEDFEALLNNYNEFSDEAIFPLIYGSDDFELSTNMHDNFNRAYSPASAIFGTWNTELAANESGRFSGWPAEWEKIFTANYILEQIDAVTASEEEKANIKAECYFIRAYSYFVLANVYCLPYSTTNLDELGLPIKQTTSFSESTARVSLGETYDFIESNLMNALKITREFSQVNGLNNSWRASTAAVNGFAARYYLALNEYALAQDYAQNALDEYSNLRNYNTDMRFSDIPAFATIFNPAPERVELLYPYTHDQQNVAEDRLEFGEAYYYRMLSNPSWANWPSQELLNLYDDEYDLRYRYHIVEDYSYSRGAIAPPFSYPGYIFFFKDDIPSGPSVPEMLLIKAECKIRQGAWADGLQTANLLRAARMDATAPVDAIELSALNQNEALRKVLEERRREMPFVHRWYDIRRYNNNDDASDDVILSRTFYPFNSSAINGGEAPITTTLDVKSRKYAFPIPNEEILISNGELEQNQY, from the coding sequence ATGAAAAAAACATATAAATATATAGCAATTTTACTACTAATAACAGCTTTTAGTAGCTGTGATGATTTTTTAGAAGAAAATCCTTCTAAAAACGATTCGGTAACACCAGAATCTTTAGAAGATTTTGAAGCTTTATTAAATAACTACAATGAATTTTCAGATGAAGCTATTTTTCCTTTAATCTATGGTTCAGATGATTTTGAGTTAAGCACAAATATGCATGATAATTTTAATAGAGCGTATTCTCCTGCTAGTGCTATATTTGGTACTTGGAACACAGAGTTAGCAGCCAATGAATCTGGCAGATTTTCTGGTTGGCCAGCAGAGTGGGAAAAAATATTTACAGCCAATTATATTTTAGAACAAATTGACGCTGTGACTGCCTCTGAAGAAGAAAAAGCCAATATAAAAGCCGAATGTTATTTTATTAGAGCTTACAGTTATTTTGTTTTGGCAAATGTTTATTGCTTGCCTTATTCTACTACTAATTTAGATGAATTAGGCTTACCAATAAAACAAACAACAAGTTTTAGTGAAAGTACAGCCAGAGTTAGTCTAGGCGAAACTTATGATTTTATAGAGTCAAACTTAATGAATGCTTTAAAAATCACAAGAGAATTTAGCCAAGTTAATGGTTTAAATAACTCTTGGCGTGCAAGCACTGCTGCAGTTAATGGTTTTGCAGCAAGGTATTATTTGGCATTAAATGAATATGCTTTGGCACAAGATTATGCACAAAATGCACTAGATGAGTATAGTAATTTAAGAAATTACAATACAGATATGCGTTTTTCTGATATACCAGCTTTTGCAACTATATTTAATCCTGCCCCAGAGCGTGTTGAGTTGTTGTATCCTTATACACACGATCAACAAAATGTAGCAGAAGATAGGCTTGAATTTGGAGAAGCCTATTATTACAGAATGTTATCAAACCCATCTTGGGCAAACTGGCCATCACAAGAATTACTTAATCTTTATGATGATGAGTATGATTTAAGGTATAGATATCACATAGTTGAAGATTATTCATATTCACGTGGTGCCATTGCACCGCCATTTAGTTATCCTGGTTATATATTCTTTTTTAAAGATGATATTCCAAGTGGGCCTTCTGTACCAGAAATGCTATTAATTAAAGCAGAATGCAAAATTAGGCAAGGCGCTTGGGCAGACGGGTTACAAACAGCAAACCTACTAAGAGCTGCCAGAATGGATGCCACAGCACCTGTAGATGCAATAGAACTTAGCGCGTTAAATCAAAACGAAGCCTTAAGAAAAGTTTTAGAAGAGCGTAGAAGAGAAATGCCTTTTGTGCATAGGTGGTATGATATTAGACGCTACAATAATAATGATGACGCATCTGATGATGTAATCTTGTCTAGAACATTCTATCCATTTAACTCAAGTGCTATTAATGGTGGCGAAGCGCCAATAACAACAACACTTGATGTAAAATCTAGAAAATATGCTTTTCCAATTCCAAATGAAGAAATTTTAATTTCTAACGGAGAGCTAGAACAAAATCAGTATTAG
- a CDS encoding TlpA disulfide reductase family protein has translation MKKIHKILFVCFIALISFNKNNAQNKDNTFTITGEIKGLKGNLYFRHPDKEYTRTTPSDSIIVTNGKFKLTTNVSKVALIRVFPKFSGPDKKLSKIPKGGRGYIPVKSGTIMVYASPGANITIKGEAKDYFDAYPSGDAFNDGLAKVNKLMYPMYNEMGNLAVESTYTDDKAKKEEINKKSEAISKKSIDALVNHLKNNPNALASAWYLNDLMLRTQVTNEQAEELFSVLSTDLAAYKDYKDVATRVQGIKETADGSPVPSIKTNATLNGEIFDINSLKGKYVLIDFWGIWCGPCVAEMPEVKEFQEKHKDNLVVVGINSGDTKEKIEAFVNKNNYGWMQLMSDKKNTPDNFVNRFNVQGFPTKFIIDRRGKIIKRFVGSGEEAFKMLEELLKS, from the coding sequence ATGAAAAAAATACACAAAATACTATTTGTTTGCTTTATAGCGCTTATAAGCTTTAATAAAAACAACGCTCAAAATAAGGATAATACTTTTACAATTACAGGTGAGATTAAGGGCTTAAAAGGAAATTTATATTTTAGGCATCCAGATAAAGAGTATACCAGAACAACACCTTCAGATTCTATTATAGTTACTAATGGTAAATTTAAATTAACAACAAACGTTTCTAAAGTTGCTTTAATAAGGGTGTTTCCTAAGTTTAGTGGTCCAGATAAAAAACTATCAAAAATACCAAAAGGAGGTAGAGGTTATATTCCTGTAAAAAGTGGCACTATTATGGTATATGCATCGCCAGGTGCAAATATCACAATTAAAGGTGAAGCAAAAGATTATTTTGATGCCTACCCAAGCGGTGATGCTTTTAATGATGGTTTAGCTAAAGTTAACAAACTTATGTACCCAATGTATAATGAGATGGGTAATTTAGCAGTAGAAAGCACCTACACTGATGATAAAGCTAAAAAAGAAGAGATTAATAAAAAGTCAGAAGCTATTTCTAAAAAATCTATAGATGCTCTAGTTAATCATTTAAAAAATAACCCTAATGCTTTAGCTTCTGCTTGGTATTTAAACGATTTAATGTTGCGTACCCAAGTTACTAATGAGCAAGCAGAAGAACTATTTAGCGTATTATCTACAGATTTAGCTGCTTATAAAGATTATAAAGATGTTGCAACAAGAGTACAGGGTATTAAAGAAACTGCAGATGGTTCTCCTGTACCAAGCATAAAAACCAATGCAACTTTAAATGGTGAAATTTTTGACATTAACAGCCTAAAAGGTAAGTATGTTCTTATAGATTTTTGGGGTATTTGGTGTGGTCCTTGCGTTGCAGAAATGCCTGAAGTAAAAGAGTTTCAAGAAAAACATAAAGATAATTTAGTAGTTGTTGGTATTAACTCTGGAGATACAAAAGAAAAAATAGAAGCCTTTGTAAATAAAAATAATTACGGTTGGATGCAATTAATGAGTGATAAGAAAAATACACCAGACAATTTTGTAAACAGGTTTAACGTACAAGGGTTTCCTACGAAGTTTATAATAGACAGAAGAGGAAAAATAATTAAAAGATTTGTTGGTAGCGGAGAAGAAGCCTTTAAAATGCTTGAAGAGTTACTTAAAAGCTAA
- a CDS encoding TlpA family protein disulfide reductase, whose protein sequence is MGKLKFITIAFSIAMLWACKKETPVNYALFSGNISNTKGGELKVSSLNGFSKTINVKDTGIFSDTLFIEENGVYNVRFGNLRFAAYVTQGANINIEANKKENIKSLKFSGDYADLNNYFIYKESKNLDFIMDREGSYNVDESTFETKVLNFQKDLENRLTSLKDIPENINENELRAINYGRLAKKSEYEKMYGYLSKNKDFKASETFKKELNEISFDNAEDYLYSSDYQAMVSANIRKKAFDYYQKDSIPYSDASAKAVSEISNPIIKNAELYKAILMRLPMSKDKDKDLQDFLNASTSQKHIKKIKELYESLKVLDKGQPSPKFHNYENYAGGTTSLDDLKGKYVYIDVWATWCGPCKYEIPFLKKIEEQYQGKNIHFVSISTDKQKDKDKWKAMVADKEMGGIQLITDNDFNTSFVSDYKIMGIPQFILLDPNGNIVQANAPRPSDEKLVELFNSLNI, encoded by the coding sequence ATGGGAAAATTAAAATTTATTACCATAGCTTTTTCAATTGCTATGCTTTGGGCTTGTAAAAAAGAAACTCCTGTTAACTATGCTTTATTTTCCGGAAATATTAGCAATACCAAAGGAGGTGAACTTAAAGTAAGCTCGTTAAATGGTTTTTCAAAAACAATTAATGTGAAAGATACAGGCATATTTTCTGATACTCTTTTTATTGAAGAAAATGGTGTATACAATGTACGCTTTGGCAATTTAAGATTTGCTGCATATGTAACACAAGGTGCTAACATTAATATTGAAGCTAATAAAAAAGAAAATATTAAAAGTTTAAAATTTTCAGGAGATTATGCAGACTTAAATAATTACTTTATTTATAAAGAATCTAAGAACTTAGATTTTATAATGGATAGAGAAGGGAGTTATAATGTAGACGAATCTACTTTTGAAACCAAAGTATTGAACTTTCAAAAGGATTTAGAAAACCGTCTTACTTCGCTAAAAGATATTCCAGAAAACATTAACGAAAATGAGTTAAGAGCAATTAACTATGGAAGATTAGCTAAAAAATCTGAGTACGAAAAAATGTATGGATACCTTTCTAAAAATAAAGATTTTAAAGCTTCAGAAACATTCAAAAAAGAGTTAAACGAAATATCTTTTGATAACGCAGAAGATTATCTGTACTCATCAGATTACCAAGCAATGGTTAGTGCAAATATTAGAAAAAAAGCCTTTGATTACTACCAAAAAGATTCTATACCATACAGTGATGCTAGTGCCAAAGCAGTATCTGAAATAAGTAACCCAATTATTAAAAATGCCGAGTTATATAAAGCTATTTTAATGCGTTTACCAATGTCAAAAGATAAAGACAAAGATCTTCAAGACTTTTTAAATGCATCAACAAGCCAAAAACACATTAAAAAAATAAAAGAATTATACGAGTCTCTAAAAGTTTTAGATAAAGGGCAACCATCTCCTAAGTTTCATAATTATGAAAATTATGCAGGTGGCACAACTTCTTTAGATGATTTAAAAGGCAAATACGTTTACATTGATGTGTGGGCAACTTGGTGCGGGCCTTGTAAATACGAAATTCCATTCTTAAAAAAAATAGAAGAGCAATACCAAGGTAAAAACATTCATTTTGTAAGCATTTCTACAGATAAACAAAAAGACAAAGATAAATGGAAAGCTATGGTTGCCGATAAAGAAATGGGGGGTATACAGTTAATTACAGATAACGATTTTAACACTTCTTTTGTATCTGATTATAAAATTATGGGTATTCCTCAATTTATACTATTAGACCCTAATGGTAATATTGTACAAGCCAATGCTCCAAGACCTTCAGATGAAAAACTAGTAGAATTATTTAATTCTCTAAATATATAA
- a CDS encoding TlpA disulfide reductase family protein: MKKSILICLVAAIFFACKNKPNAQETSTGYTITGTIKGLSSGTVKIVEEGNRDRSKLKTINSTEIANGEFKLTGKVEHPDMVSLVINDKSSSFFLENSPIEITINWSDGKENDWRFNSTVSGSKTHDEYTKIDQEAKAVFKDPKYKVLDSLRNLVIAAKKSKNQKDMDKVSALQKELRPLMLEQSERYTSTKFNYAKANPSSPVAVHILGFQYSEGRMSKDQLKEYYNLFTGDARKTSFFKNYITKVYKDNFENLGVGNTAPDFTLKNLENNNLTLSKINAKYKLVDFWASWCVPCRNSFPHLKELRKEYKNDGFEIIGIGTADVEEKWRKAIKEDQTPWLHVFDTSPVKNGRASYGAIAKAYGVPHLPTTFLVDANNTIVLRNPTKEELDAKLKELFGH; the protein is encoded by the coding sequence ATGAAAAAAAGTATTTTAATATGCTTAGTGGCTGCTATATTTTTTGCATGTAAAAACAAGCCAAATGCACAAGAAACTAGTACTGGTTACACTATTACAGGTACCATTAAAGGCTTAAGTTCTGGTACAGTAAAAATTGTAGAAGAAGGAAATAGAGACCGCTCTAAGTTAAAAACAATAAATAGTACAGAAATAGCTAATGGTGAATTTAAACTTACAGGAAAAGTAGAACACCCAGATATGGTTAGCTTAGTTATAAATGATAAAAGTAGTAGTTTCTTTTTAGAAAATAGTCCAATAGAAATAACTATAAATTGGTCTGATGGAAAAGAAAACGATTGGCGATTCAATTCTACAGTTTCTGGTTCTAAAACACATGATGAGTACACAAAAATAGATCAGGAAGCAAAAGCTGTTTTTAAAGACCCTAAGTATAAGGTTTTAGACTCTCTTAGAAATTTGGTTATTGCAGCTAAAAAAAGCAAAAATCAAAAAGATATGGATAAAGTATCGGCTCTTCAAAAAGAACTAAGACCATTAATGTTAGAACAAAGTGAAAGATATACCAGCACTAAGTTTAATTATGCAAAAGCCAATCCTAGTTCTCCTGTTGCTGTACATATTTTAGGGTTTCAGTATTCTGAAGGCAGAATGAGTAAAGATCAACTAAAAGAATATTACAATTTATTTACAGGTGATGCCCGTAAAACATCATTTTTTAAAAACTATATTACAAAGGTTTATAAAGATAATTTTGAAAACTTAGGTGTTGGTAATACAGCACCAGATTTTACACTTAAAAATTTAGAAAACAATAACCTTACTTTATCTAAAATAAATGCCAAATATAAATTGGTAGATTTTTGGGCAAGCTGGTGTGTGCCATGTAGAAATTCTTTCCCTCATTTAAAAGAATTAAGAAAAGAATATAAAAATGATGGTTTTGAAATTATTGGTATAGGTACTGCAGATGTTGAAGAAAAATGGCGTAAAGCTATTAAAGAAGACCAAACGCCGTGGTTGCATGTATTTGATACTTCACCTGTAAAAAATGGAAGAGCATCCTATGGAGCAATAGCAAAAGCTTATGGCGTTCCTCATTTACCAACTACATTTTTAGTAGATGCTAATAACACTATTGTATTAAGAAACCCAACCAAAGAAGAGTTAGATGCTAAACTTAAAGAGCTATTTGGTCATTAA
- a CDS encoding SusC/RagA family TonB-linked outer membrane protein → MKIKLMNVLFCYRRKLMMKIMKAIIFLWCTTIFSFTTTNSFSQNAKISIKEDAVVSVDMVFDIIMEQTDYKFIYSEGFFDAYPKVVLHKGIIKANALLDKTLENSDVSYEFLPNKTIVIVKKSNKKRAYQLQIKGKVVDELGVPLLGMNVYVTDRKQNGSDNKKDFLTRGTSTDFDGNFKIMGDVGNFLYVGGIGFETYTTEIVEGKTSYNIVLKEAISKLDEVVLVSTGYQKISKERATGSYVGVSKKQIEKPSSSIAERLTGVVAGLQTTTNADGSIDIQIRGQSSLSANAQPLIVVDGFPIDSGLDTFGDLGIVSGNTPNITGGFGTINPNDVESVTVLKDAAAASIWGAKAANGVIVITTKKGKKGRTNVSVSSFVRASSKIDLDYALARANSQETLAYEQAAFDTNFFGSILGNPPGNSPSTSDFGPYSQAIVAMNEARLGRISDADRDATLNYLSSLDNKKQIRDNLLSAPLITQHNIAINGGTEKMSNSLSLMYEDSKTYFQGDKQTKYLINFKNNTKLSKRLNFEFSAMLQHNDIDTNSGQADPLFGTGGMLNTIKSLAPWDMLKNEDGSLTDMSYLHYYRPNVDAYVPFNNFPYSDWSYNPITEINNRNLNTKQLNARINAGLTLDLIKGMKLSSRIQYEIFNSEAENYYSDKTFDVRQFINETSGPEWNFGGVPTQLVPKGGILEQGSSEIRSYNFRNQLSYNRTFGDKHNIDFIAGTEMSNRVFSTTSNPAAFGYAPDKLTTSRLLVDIESHSLWNFFPARFSSFFYNFDLAPEHSFTERTNRFFSMYGNLAYTYNNKYTVSGSYRTDAANIVAPDPKLRYDPFWSVGLGWHVDKEEFMNNVNWVDRLSLRATYGAGGNIIPSASFMPLINLSNSLNDVTNQITASVTDLGNPQLRWEKTYSWNLGADFSLFNSKLNGAIDVYNKQGKDLIVNQGLTSVYGTTSQLLNRGEMVNKGVEVSLGTTLPINGNDIVWSGNLTFSHNKNEITTFERGVYTASDLTAGPTTSYREGFDANTLWSYQYGGMFDFGTGTPEPTVIGVDGELAPLTTFVNGDARTFMEAQGTTNAPTVVGFRNSFKIHDFNLSFIVTGKFGHVFRRQSFNYNAVTGGNTSVNEKYNEVTNGDPNSIIPIPEISSRYFFYDRFYPYMNYLTENADHLRFQEVNLTYNLPNKVISKLGLNSLSFYAQANNVGVVLFNDFDEDPEFPKGTLRPQATFTFGMNLNF, encoded by the coding sequence ATGAAAATTAAATTAATGAATGTTCTCTTCTGCTATAGAAGAAAACTAATGATGAAGATTATGAAAGCTATTATCTTTTTATGGTGTACCACAATTTTTAGTTTTACCACTACAAATTCGTTCTCACAAAACGCTAAAATCAGTATTAAAGAAGATGCTGTTGTTAGTGTAGATATGGTTTTTGATATTATAATGGAACAAACCGACTATAAGTTTATTTATAGTGAAGGTTTTTTTGATGCTTATCCAAAAGTGGTGCTACATAAAGGTATCATAAAGGCTAATGCATTATTAGATAAAACACTAGAAAATAGTGATGTGTCTTATGAGTTTTTACCAAACAAAACAATAGTAATTGTAAAAAAGTCTAATAAAAAAAGAGCTTACCAATTGCAAATAAAAGGTAAGGTTGTAGATGAACTAGGTGTTCCTTTGTTAGGGATGAATGTCTATGTTACCGATAGGAAACAAAATGGTTCAGACAATAAAAAAGACTTTTTAACAAGAGGAACCAGTACAGATTTTGACGGTAATTTTAAAATTATGGGAGATGTAGGAAATTTTCTTTACGTTGGAGGTATTGGCTTTGAAACATATACAACAGAGATAGTTGAAGGAAAAACTAGTTATAATATAGTTTTAAAAGAGGCAATTAGTAAATTAGATGAGGTTGTACTTGTTTCTACAGGTTACCAAAAAATTTCTAAAGAACGTGCTACTGGATCTTACGTAGGAGTGTCTAAAAAACAAATAGAAAAACCATCAAGTAGTATTGCAGAAAGACTAACAGGTGTTGTTGCTGGTTTGCAAACAACTACCAATGCTGATGGTTCTATAGACATACAAATTAGAGGGCAATCATCATTAAGCGCTAATGCGCAACCTTTAATTGTTGTTGACGGTTTCCCAATAGACTCTGGCTTAGATACATTTGGAGATTTAGGAATTGTAAGTGGTAATACTCCTAATATTACCGGAGGTTTTGGTACAATTAACCCAAATGACGTAGAAAGTGTAACTGTATTAAAAGATGCCGCAGCAGCTTCTATTTGGGGGGCAAAAGCAGCAAATGGAGTTATTGTTATTACAACAAAAAAAGGAAAAAAAGGAAGAACAAACGTTTCTGTATCTTCTTTTGTGAGAGCTTCTAGTAAAATAGATTTAGATTATGCTTTAGCTAGAGCTAATAGCCAAGAGACTTTAGCTTATGAGCAAGCAGCGTTTGATACTAACTTTTTTGGCAGTATTTTAGGTAACCCTCCAGGAAATAGCCCAAGCACAAGTGATTTTGGTCCATATTCACAAGCTATTGTAGCTATGAATGAGGCAAGATTAGGCAGAATTTCTGACGCAGATAGAGACGCTACACTTAACTACCTCTCTTCTTTAGATAATAAAAAGCAAATTAGAGATAACCTTTTAAGTGCGCCTTTAATTACACAACACAATATTGCAATTAATGGCGGTACAGAAAAAATGTCTAACAGCTTATCATTAATGTATGAAGATAGCAAAACCTATTTTCAAGGAGACAAACAAACAAAATATCTTATAAATTTTAAAAACAATACAAAATTAAGTAAGAGACTTAATTTTGAGTTTAGCGCTATGTTACAGCATAATGATATTGATACTAATTCTGGTCAGGCAGATCCGTTATTTGGTACTGGAGGTATGTTAAACACTATAAAATCTTTAGCGCCATGGGATATGCTTAAAAATGAAGATGGCAGTTTAACAGATATGTCTTATTTACATTATTACAGACCTAATGTAGATGCTTATGTACCTTTTAATAATTTTCCATACTCAGACTGGTCATATAACCCTATTACAGAAATTAATAACAGAAATTTAAACACTAAGCAATTAAACGCAAGAATAAATGCAGGCTTAACTTTAGATTTAATTAAGGGGATGAAATTATCTTCTAGAATTCAATATGAAATTTTTAATTCTGAAGCAGAAAACTATTATAGTGACAAAACATTTGATGTTCGCCAATTTATTAACGAAACATCTGGACCTGAATGGAATTTTGGTGGTGTACCAACACAATTAGTTCCTAAAGGCGGTATTTTAGAACAAGGTAGCAGCGAAATTAGATCGTATAATTTTAGAAATCAGTTAAGCTACAATCGTACTTTTGGTGATAAGCATAATATAGATTTTATCGCTGGTACAGAAATGTCTAACAGGGTGTTTTCTACAACATCAAACCCAGCTGCCTTTGGTTATGCCCCAGATAAATTAACAACATCTCGTTTATTAGTTGATATAGAATCACACTCTTTATGGAATTTTTTCCCAGCACGGTTCAGTAGCTTTTTTTACAACTTTGATTTAGCTCCAGAACACTCATTTACAGAAAGAACAAATAGGTTCTTTTCTATGTATGGTAATTTAGCTTATACATACAATAACAAATATACTGTTTCGGGTAGTTACAGAACAGATGCCGCAAATATAGTAGCTCCAGATCCCAAATTACGTTATGATCCTTTTTGGTCTGTTGGCTTAGGTTGGCATGTAGATAAAGAAGAATTTATGAATAATGTTAATTGGGTAGACAGGTTATCACTTAGGGCAACATATGGTGCTGGAGGTAATATAATACCAAGTGCATCATTTATGCCACTAATTAATTTAAGTAATTCCTTAAATGATGTTACAAACCAAATAACAGCCAGTGTTACAGATCTTGGTAACCCACAACTAAGATGGGAAAAAACCTATAGCTGGAATTTAGGGGCAGATTTCTCTTTGTTTAACAGCAAATTAAATGGTGCTATAGATGTTTATAACAAGCAAGGTAAAGACTTAATAGTTAATCAAGGTTTAACATCTGTGTATGGTACAACTAGCCAATTGTTAAACAGAGGCGAAATGGTGAATAAGGGGGTTGAAGTAAGTTTAGGTACCACACTACCAATAAATGGCAATGACATTGTTTGGTCTGGTAATTTAACGTTTTCTCATAATAAAAATGAAATTACAACTTTTGAAAGAGGTGTTTATACAGCATCAGATTTAACAGCTGGCCCAACAACCTCATACAGAGAAGGTTTTGATGCTAACACCTTATGGTCTTACCAATACGGCGGCATGTTTGATTTTGGTACTGGTACGCCAGAACCAACAGTAATAGGTGTAGATGGTGAACTAGCTCCATTAACCACATTTGTTAATGGAGATGCTAGAACTTTTATGGAGGCGCAAGGCACAACCAATGCACCAACCGTAGTTGGTTTTAGAAATTCATTTAAAATTCACGACTTTAACTTATCTTTTATTGTTACAGGTAAATTTGGCCATGTTTTTAGAAGACAAAGTTTTAATTACAATGCTGTTACTGGTGGTAATACTAGTGTAAACGAAAAGTACAATGAAGTTACAAACGGAGACCCAAATAGCATTATACCTATACCAGAAATCTCATCTAGATATTTTTTCTATGACAGGTTTTACCCTTATATGAACTATTTAACTGAAAATGCAGACCATTTAAGGTTTCAAGAAGTTAACTTAACTTATAATTTACCTAATAAAGTAATATCTAAATTAGGCTTAAATAGTTTAAGTTTTTATGCGCAAGCAAATAATGTTGGTGTGGTTTTATTTAATGATTTTGATGAAGACCCAGAGTTTCCAAAAGGCACTTTAAGGCCACAGGCTACTTTTACATTTGGTATGAATTTAAACTTTTAA
- a CDS encoding TlpA disulfide reductase family protein, translated as MKRTILKLSGLLLISCLFCISCKTNNAPNGYTITGNVKGAEDGTWVKLKSTPSLFTDPLITIDSTTITNGTFKFTGKVANVDMVGVHIGTKTSAYFYLENSKITIDIDVLSSEATSGYNAAKVTGSITQDFYKLQLQKMDSIKNQDKYGAFKGFREMVMAAKQSKDAALMNKVKQKMEALEPLEKQQQEELKTFKTNFVKNNPTSPIGPKIMGVSFSEIMMSREEMKTVYNLFKGDAVKSSAFNFIKKTYEDYVEKFVAGATAPDFTLKTVSGDDLTLSNVKAKYILVDFWASWCVPCRASFPKLKKVYNTYKGEGFEVVGVATGDKDKNWRDAIQKDQTPWLHVFDVNKKSIGRNGDVADAYGVPFLPTTYLLDSNLKIILRNPTKEELDTKLKELFKS; from the coding sequence ATGAAACGCACTATATTAAAATTATCGGGATTACTGCTTATTAGTTGTCTGTTTTGTATTAGTTGTAAAACCAATAATGCACCAAACGGATATACAATTACAGGTAATGTTAAAGGAGCAGAAGATGGTACTTGGGTAAAACTTAAAAGCACACCATCTTTATTTACAGACCCTTTAATTACTATTGATAGTACTACAATTACTAATGGCACATTTAAGTTTACTGGTAAAGTGGCTAATGTAGATATGGTAGGTGTACATATTGGCACAAAAACTAGCGCATATTTTTATCTAGAAAACAGTAAAATTACCATTGATATAGATGTATTAAGTTCTGAAGCTACAAGTGGATACAATGCTGCCAAAGTAACAGGATCTATAACTCAAGATTTTTACAAGCTACAATTACAAAAAATGGATAGCATTAAAAACCAAGATAAATACGGTGCTTTTAAAGGGTTTAGAGAAATGGTTATGGCCGCAAAACAGTCTAAAGACGCTGCTTTAATGAATAAAGTAAAGCAAAAAATGGAAGCTTTAGAGCCCTTAGAAAAACAGCAACAGGAAGAGCTTAAGACGTTTAAAACAAACTTTGTAAAAAACAACCCTACATCACCAATTGGACCTAAAATAATGGGGGTTTCATTTAGTGAAATTATGATGTCTAGAGAAGAAATGAAAACAGTATACAACCTTTTTAAAGGTGATGCTGTAAAGTCTAGTGCTTTTAATTTCATTAAAAAAACCTATGAAGATTATGTAGAAAAGTTTGTTGCAGGTGCTACGGCTCCAGATTTTACCTTAAAAACAGTATCTGGAGATGACTTAACCCTATCTAATGTTAAGGCTAAATATATATTAGTAGATTTTTGGGCTAGCTGGTGCGTACCTTGCAGAGCTTCTTTTCCTAAGTTAAAAAAAGTTTATAACACCTATAAAGGTGAAGGTTTTGAGGTTGTAGGTGTAGCTACTGGTGATAAAGACAAAAATTGGAGAGATGCCATACAAAAAGACCAAACGCCTTGGTTGCATGTTTTTGATGTAAATAAAAAATCTATAGGAAGAAATGGAGATGTAGCTGATGCCTATGGCGTTCCTTTTTTACCAACTACTTATTTACTAGATAGTAACCTAAAAATTATACTTAGAAACCCTACAAAGGAAGAATTAGATACAAAACTTAAAGAATTATTTAAGTCTTAA